Proteins co-encoded in one Kutzneria chonburiensis genomic window:
- a CDS encoding glycosyl hydrolase family 95 catalytic domain-containing protein: MVELSRRSVLAAGGALLATPALGIPDFDLDTNGLNWRNFIGGSDLVWQQLPKNWYDGPFLGNGFLGSGIYAEPGANAIRFNVQHSEVQDHRPEFGSLYGLARLPIGWFTLEPQGTITKVDWRLSLYDAELAGTITTTAGSIAIRAIVHNGLSTLAVQAKPTAGEAKFGWVFHPAPAVSPRTDPKFNKPAPAGYLPNPKPTTDTSGDATVITQPLLSGGEHVTAYQETQRGTTRTLYATVAWSNPDKTAGAKALNTLHQAVKPLDTLAKDHRVWWNAFYRKSFLSVPDGRLQSFYWIQLYKVASATRKTAPVMATTGPWLEPTPWPATWWNLNVQLEYWLINGSNHLELDSLTRAISQYRDRLSSQVVAPYNQDSAAIPRTTDITLLNGGTAGVPGQDPPTPETGNLTWALHNVWLTYRHTMDTDTLRTVVFPLLRKAINYYLHFLAKGDDGRLHLPKTFSPEYGVDTPDTNFDLALIRWGCQTLIEAGATLKISDPLLPKWQDVLANLTPYPTDANGFMIGAGQPFAMSHRHYSHMLSVYPLYLVNWEQSENRNLIQTSLNHWISFKGALQGYSYTGAASMAAQMLRGNDSAQYLSDLLRLYVQPNTLYKESGPVIETPLSAAQSMHDMICQSWHGVIRVFPAIPDAWADVTIDNFRTEGAFLISASRQHNVTRWVRVRSEAGAPCVVRHGIPGQIKVLDGHGRPLRTKELDATTIQIDLPRGGEAVLYRSGDRPDFTVAPVTPNGPSAPWGLPA, encoded by the coding sequence ATGGTTGAGCTGTCGCGACGGAGTGTGCTGGCCGCGGGCGGAGCGTTGCTGGCCACGCCGGCGCTGGGGATCCCCGATTTCGATCTCGACACCAACGGCCTGAACTGGCGGAACTTCATCGGCGGCAGCGACCTGGTCTGGCAGCAGCTGCCGAAGAACTGGTACGACGGCCCCTTTCTGGGCAACGGTTTCCTGGGCTCCGGCATCTACGCCGAGCCGGGCGCCAACGCCATCCGGTTCAACGTGCAGCACAGCGAGGTCCAGGACCACCGCCCGGAGTTCGGCTCGCTGTACGGCCTGGCCCGGCTGCCGATCGGCTGGTTCACGCTGGAGCCGCAGGGCACGATCACCAAGGTCGACTGGCGGCTGAGCCTGTACGACGCCGAGCTGGCCGGCACGATCACCACCACCGCCGGCAGCATCGCCATCCGGGCGATCGTCCACAACGGACTGTCGACGCTCGCGGTCCAGGCCAAACCCACTGCCGGGGAAGCGAAGTTCGGCTGGGTGTTCCACCCGGCGCCCGCGGTCAGCCCCCGGACGGACCCGAAGTTCAACAAGCCGGCCCCGGCCGGCTACCTGCCCAATCCGAAGCCAACCACCGACACCAGCGGCGACGCCACGGTGATCACCCAGCCGCTGCTGTCCGGCGGCGAGCACGTCACGGCCTACCAGGAAACCCAAAGGGGCACCACCAGAACCCTGTACGCCACGGTGGCCTGGTCGAACCCCGACAAGACCGCCGGCGCCAAGGCGCTCAATACCCTGCACCAGGCTGTCAAACCGCTCGACACCCTGGCCAAAGACCATCGTGTCTGGTGGAACGCCTTCTACCGCAAGAGCTTCCTGTCGGTCCCGGACGGCCGCCTGCAGAGCTTCTACTGGATCCAGCTCTACAAAGTGGCCTCGGCGACCAGGAAAACCGCCCCGGTCATGGCCACCACCGGCCCCTGGCTGGAGCCGACGCCCTGGCCCGCGACATGGTGGAACCTCAACGTGCAGCTGGAGTACTGGCTGATCAACGGCTCCAACCACCTGGAGCTGGACTCCCTGACCCGCGCGATCAGCCAGTATCGGGACCGCCTGAGCAGCCAGGTGGTCGCCCCGTACAACCAGGACTCGGCGGCCATTCCCCGCACCACGGACATCACGCTGCTCAACGGCGGCACGGCCGGCGTCCCCGGCCAGGACCCGCCGACGCCGGAGACCGGCAACCTCACCTGGGCCCTGCACAACGTGTGGCTGACCTACCGCCACACCATGGACACCGATACGCTCCGTACCGTCGTCTTTCCCCTGCTGCGCAAGGCGATCAACTACTACCTGCACTTCCTGGCCAAGGGCGACGACGGCCGGCTGCACCTGCCGAAGACGTTCTCCCCGGAGTACGGCGTCGACACGCCGGACACCAACTTCGACCTGGCGCTGATCCGCTGGGGCTGCCAGACGCTGATCGAAGCCGGCGCCACCCTCAAGATCAGCGACCCGCTCCTGCCGAAGTGGCAGGACGTCCTGGCGAATCTCACGCCGTATCCCACCGACGCCAACGGTTTCATGATCGGCGCGGGCCAGCCGTTCGCCATGTCCCACCGGCACTACTCGCACATGCTGTCGGTGTACCCGCTCTACCTGGTCAACTGGGAACAGTCGGAGAACCGGAACCTGATCCAGACCTCGCTCAACCACTGGATCAGCTTCAAGGGCGCGCTACAGGGCTACAGCTACACCGGCGCGGCCTCGATGGCGGCACAGATGCTGCGCGGCAACGACTCCGCCCAATACCTCAGCGACCTGCTGCGCCTGTACGTCCAGCCCAACACGCTGTACAAGGAGTCCGGCCCGGTGATCGAGACGCCGCTGTCGGCGGCGCAGTCGATGCACGACATGATCTGCCAGAGTTGGCACGGCGTCATCCGGGTGTTCCCGGCGATCCCGGACGCCTGGGCCGACGTCACGATCGACAACTTCCGCACCGAGGGCGCGTTCCTGATCAGCGCGTCGCGTCAGCACAATGTGACGCGATGGGTTCGGGTCCGCAGCGAGGCCGGCGCGCCCTGCGTCGTCCGGCACGGCATTCCGGGACAGATCAAGGTCCTTGACGGGCACGGCCGGCCACTGCGCACCAAGGAACTCGACGCCACCACGATCCAGATCGATCTGCCACGGGGCGGAGAGGCCGTGCTCTACCGGTCCGGCGATCGGCCGGACTTCACCGTAGCGCCGGTCACGCCGAACGGGCCTTCCGCGCCATGGGGCCTGCCCGCCTGA
- a CDS encoding phage tail protein codes for MTYAVDFTTVSTVGLESSPVAEALAGLRANEARYFKNKYDHVFTTLPAAEAGAVIDYVHGILADERDIVIASPALEATEFQVENIRMSYVFYESGLSINVMYTLDDGGKRAVGFKLSDGMEIPAELSAFKFARQKSKLAGTIRGSYFVLKKEH; via the coding sequence ATGACCTATGCCGTCGATTTCACCACCGTCTCGACCGTCGGCCTGGAGTCGTCGCCGGTCGCGGAGGCGCTGGCCGGCCTGCGGGCGAACGAGGCCCGCTACTTCAAGAACAAGTACGACCACGTCTTCACCACCCTGCCCGCCGCGGAGGCCGGGGCGGTCATCGACTACGTGCACGGGATCCTGGCCGACGAACGCGACATCGTCATCGCCTCGCCCGCGCTGGAGGCCACCGAGTTCCAGGTCGAGAACATCCGGATGTCGTACGTGTTCTACGAGAGCGGCCTGTCGATCAACGTGATGTACACGCTCGATGACGGCGGGAAGCGGGCCGTCGGCTTCAAGCTCTCCGACGGCATGGAGATCCCGGCGGAGCTGTCCGCGTTCAAGTTCGCCCGGCAGAAGTCCAAGCTGGCCGGCACCATCCGCGGTTCGTACTTCGTGCTCAAGAAGGAGCACTGA
- a CDS encoding class I SAM-dependent methyltransferase, which translates to MDVLDGQRAAWAGLAASWEKWDALIMDQLAPVGAAIIDGLDIAADQHHLDIAAGTGEPGLSIAKLAPEGRVVLTDLSPEMLSVASRRAQAAGVSVETVVCSADDLPFPDASFDSVSVRFGYMFFPDLAKATAEFVRVLRPGGRLCASVWVDPSANPWTSVAMEAIATSVALPTPAPDAPSMYRCAAPGSVSRLYDAAGLRAISEWDVPVALVTTSADQYWTMISEHVSLAAAALQQASPSARDHIRSHVLAAISAFEHEGTIRVPGLARCILGTK; encoded by the coding sequence ATGGACGTCCTGGACGGTCAGCGCGCCGCGTGGGCCGGGCTCGCCGCCAGCTGGGAGAAGTGGGACGCGCTGATCATGGATCAGCTGGCCCCGGTCGGCGCCGCCATCATCGACGGCCTCGACATCGCCGCTGACCAGCACCATCTCGACATCGCTGCCGGCACCGGCGAGCCCGGCTTGAGCATCGCCAAGCTGGCTCCTGAGGGCCGCGTCGTGCTCACCGACCTCTCGCCCGAGATGCTCTCCGTCGCCTCTCGCCGTGCCCAGGCTGCCGGCGTCAGCGTCGAGACCGTCGTGTGCAGCGCCGACGACCTCCCTTTCCCCGACGCGTCCTTCGACAGCGTCTCCGTGCGCTTCGGCTACATGTTCTTCCCCGACTTGGCCAAGGCCACCGCCGAGTTCGTCCGCGTGCTCCGCCCCGGCGGCCGCCTCTGCGCTTCGGTCTGGGTCGACCCGTCGGCCAACCCGTGGACCTCCGTCGCCATGGAGGCCATCGCCACCTCGGTCGCCTTGCCCACTCCGGCCCCCGACGCCCCCAGCATGTACCGCTGCGCCGCCCCCGGTTCCGTCAGCCGCCTCTACGACGCCGCCGGCCTCCGCGCCATCTCCGAGTGGGACGTCCCCGTCGCCCTCGTGACCACGTCAGCCGACCAGTACTGGACCATGATCAGCGAGCACGTCTCGCTGGCCGCCGCCGCCCTCCAACAGGCCTCCCCGTCGGCGCGGGACCACATCCGTTCCCACGTGCTCGCCGCCATCAGCGCCTTCGAACACGAGGGCACCATTCGCGTCCCCGGCCTGGCCCGCTGCATCCTCGGCACGAAGTAA
- a CDS encoding glycoside hydrolase family 88 protein, giving the protein MASRARWSLAIACSLAAGALLPSAAAAAPTACSEEAPIRAAADHWIAGNAKPADATWFNSLFIKGDIEAYKLTGDAKYLNYATAWAAHNKWKLPTGTPNLDGPEASQEYIDLYQLDAKHPASDIADAKAYVDRETKKVEGGSSSDMSYVDAVRLGALSAFAYFGGTANIDAMAKLFAYPESHIYDKKNALWWRDSRWVGTTQHWSRGNGWIVLSLTDTIANLPAGDTHRAHYISLLQDMFAKLKATQQSGGYWTADVDHPSAYPAPESSGTSLYTYGLAKGIQAGYLDSATYLPVVQKAWGWLKSTALRSNGVVGYVQGPSSHPSQYQPISPTATSNYGTGMFIMAGVEAAKLTPGCTAKF; this is encoded by the coding sequence GTGGCATCACGTGCCCGGTGGTCGCTGGCGATCGCCTGTTCCCTGGCGGCCGGAGCCTTGCTCCCGTCCGCGGCCGCGGCCGCGCCGACCGCCTGTTCCGAGGAGGCGCCCATCCGGGCGGCCGCCGACCACTGGATCGCCGGCAACGCCAAGCCCGCCGACGCCACGTGGTTCAACTCCCTGTTCATCAAGGGCGACATCGAGGCGTACAAGCTGACCGGCGACGCCAAGTACCTCAACTACGCCACCGCGTGGGCCGCGCACAACAAGTGGAAGCTGCCCACCGGCACCCCCAATCTCGACGGCCCCGAGGCCTCGCAGGAGTACATCGACCTCTACCAGCTCGACGCCAAGCACCCGGCTTCGGACATCGCCGACGCCAAGGCCTATGTCGACCGGGAGACCAAGAAGGTCGAGGGCGGCAGCTCCTCCGACATGAGCTACGTCGACGCGGTCCGCCTCGGCGCCCTCTCGGCGTTCGCCTACTTCGGCGGCACCGCCAACATCGACGCCATGGCCAAGCTGTTCGCCTATCCCGAAAGCCACATCTACGACAAGAAGAACGCCCTGTGGTGGCGGGATTCCCGGTGGGTCGGCACCACGCAGCACTGGTCCCGCGGCAACGGCTGGATCGTCCTGTCCCTCACCGACACCATCGCCAACCTGCCCGCCGGCGACACGCACCGGGCCCACTACATCAGCCTGCTGCAGGACATGTTCGCCAAGCTGAAGGCAACGCAGCAGTCCGGCGGCTACTGGACCGCCGACGTCGACCATCCGTCCGCCTACCCGGCACCGGAATCCAGCGGCACGTCGCTGTACACCTACGGCCTGGCCAAGGGCATCCAGGCCGGCTACCTCGACTCGGCCACCTATCTGCCGGTCGTGCAGAAGGCTTGGGGTTGGCTGAAGTCCACCGCCCTGCGTTCCAACGGCGTCGTCGGTTACGTGCAGGGGCCGTCTTCGCACCCGTCGCAGTACCAGCCGATCAGCCCCACCGCCACGAGCAACTACGGCACCGGCATGTTCATCATGGCCGGCGTCGAGGCCGCCAAGCTCACTCCCGGCTGCACGGCCAAGTTCTGA
- a CDS encoding SIR2 family NAD-dependent protein deacylase, giving the protein MTRIAVLTGAGISTDSGIPDYRGPQGEWTKDPKAQELFTYETFARDEETREKFWRRYERHPAWTAEPNGAHRALAKLPNVRVLTQNVDGLHQKAGTPERKVLELHGSMHKTVCMGCGTTYATKEILGGDKTCQQCRGVLKLGVTLFGEHLDADVLAQARNIAAVSEVFLAIGSSLQVEPAAALCAVAVRAGARLVIVNRDPTPYDDQAAEKITEPIGTAVPRLCAELA; this is encoded by the coding sequence ATGACCAGGATCGCGGTGTTGACGGGAGCGGGGATCTCGACGGACTCGGGGATTCCGGATTACCGTGGCCCGCAAGGGGAATGGACGAAAGACCCGAAGGCGCAGGAGCTGTTCACGTACGAGACCTTCGCACGCGACGAGGAGACGCGCGAGAAGTTCTGGCGGCGGTACGAGCGGCATCCGGCCTGGACGGCGGAGCCGAACGGGGCGCACCGGGCGCTGGCGAAGCTGCCGAACGTCCGGGTGCTGACGCAGAACGTGGACGGACTGCACCAGAAGGCCGGCACGCCGGAGCGGAAGGTGCTGGAGCTGCACGGAAGCATGCACAAGACGGTGTGCATGGGGTGCGGAACCACGTACGCCACAAAGGAAATCCTCGGCGGGGACAAGACGTGCCAGCAGTGTCGAGGTGTCCTGAAGCTGGGCGTGACGCTGTTCGGTGAGCACCTGGACGCGGATGTGCTGGCGCAGGCCAGGAACATCGCGGCGGTGAGCGAGGTGTTCCTGGCGATCGGCAGCTCGCTCCAGGTCGAGCCGGCGGCGGCGTTATGCGCGGTGGCGGTGCGGGCGGGGGCCCGGCTGGTGATCGTGAACCGCGACCCGACGCCGTACGACGACCAGGCGGCGGAGAAGATCACGGAGCCGATCGGCACCGCGGTGCCCCGGCTCTGCGCGGAATTGGCCTAG